The Claveliimonas bilis genome window below encodes:
- a CDS encoding VOC family protein encodes MVDEVVLGNVMVDCDDERKLQRFYGELLGWEMCELFARPAVRSSSGIVFLFIEEKDYVPPVWPEDTGKQQKQMHFDFQVDNVAEMVKKAESLGAKKAESQFGGNDFVTMFDPAGHPFCLCRK; translated from the coding sequence TATGGTTGATTGTGATGATGAAAGAAAATTGCAAAGATTCTATGGAGAATTATTAGGTTGGGAAATGTGTGAACTATTTGCAAGACCGGCTGTCCGTAGTTCTTCGGGGATTGTTTTTTTGTTTATTGAGGAAAAAGATTATGTTCCTCCTGTATGGCCAGAAGATACAGGAAAACAACAAAAACAGATGCATTTTGATTTTCAGGTTGATAATGTTGCAGAAATGGTTAAGAAAGCGGAATCATTGGGAGCGAAGAAAGCGGAAAGTCAATTTGGAGGAAATGATTTTGTAACCATGTTTGATCCGGCAGGACATCCGTTTTGTTTATGCCGGAAGTGA
- a CDS encoding DUF5688 family protein, translated as MEAAKEDSSLGNIKMPTNLSEVENILSIGVMNEKYEEMLKSHHVILKRVEDLILYPVVVLDQNLIFKVTENLLNLWNVTVDQVFDAALASKELNNVKLLSFLDCFSSEPVDYFVGQLDIPVDITFLVLSSQGKCTTAGSIFSQEIQNKLVSTFPDGFYILPSSIYEVLIVPSRMAGAKDAEEFKSIVMDVNSTQVSSEDYLSDSVYTIEKGKFKKIA; from the coding sequence TTGGAAGCAGCAAAAGAAGATAGCTCACTTGGCAATATCAAAATGCCCACGAACCTTAGTGAGGTAGAAAATATCCTCTCTATTGGTGTCATGAACGAAAAGTATGAAGAAATGCTGAAATCTCATCATGTCATTCTGAAACGAGTGGAAGATCTTATTCTTTATCCGGTTGTCGTGCTGGACCAAAATTTGATCTTTAAGGTAACTGAAAATCTCCTTAACTTATGGAACGTAACAGTAGACCAGGTATTCGATGCAGCACTTGCTTCAAAAGAGCTTAATAATGTCAAACTTCTTAGCTTTTTAGATTGCTTTTCAAGCGAACCTGTAGACTATTTCGTTGGACAATTAGATATACCTGTTGATATTACATTTCTTGTCCTTTCTTCACAAGGAAAATGTACTACTGCCGGCTCTATCTTTTCCCAGGAAATACAAAATAAGCTGGTATCAACTTTTCCTGATGGTTTCTATATTTTACCGTCAAGTATCTATGAAGTCCTGATTGTGCCATCCAGAATGGCAGGAGCAAAAGATGCGGAAGAGTTTAAGTCCATCGTTATGGATGTGAATAGTACACAGGTATCTTCTGAAGACTACCTGTCCGACTCCGTATATACCATCGAGAAAGGAAAATTCAAAAAAATTGCATAA
- a CDS encoding helix-turn-helix domain-containing protein has protein sequence MKYGHLELHIEELLKEKGISKNTICKELDIPRSNFNRYCRNEFQRLDAQLICKLCSYLDCGIEELIEYVKE, from the coding sequence ATGAAGTACGGACATTTAGAACTTCACATAGAGGAACTGCTGAAAGAAAAAGGAATTAGTAAGAATACCATTTGTAAGGAATTGGATATACCGAGGTCTAACTTTAATCGTTATTGCAGAAATGAATTTCAAAGATTAGACGCACAACTAATCTGTAAACTGTGCAGTTACTTGGATTGTGGAATAGAAGAATTGATAGAGTATGTGAAAGAATGA